Proteins from a genomic interval of Haliaeetus albicilla chromosome 13, bHalAlb1.1, whole genome shotgun sequence:
- the CHRM3 gene encoding muscarinic acetylcholine receptor M3 isoform X2 translates to MIMQNNSSASPLFSNVSSFWKRDSHGPGLLDEAASLIGSYDFPQTTESFHFSTVESTNMSLNATSKDPLGGHTVWQVVLIAFLTGILALVTIIGNILVIVAFKVNKQLKTVNNYFLLSLACADLIIGVISMNLYTTYIIMDHWALGNLACDLWLSIDYVASNASVMNLLVISFDRYFSITRPLTYRAKRTTKRAGVMIGLAWIISFVLWAPAILFWQYFVGERTVPPDECFIQFLSEPIITFGTAIAAFYLPVTIMSILYWRIYKETEKRTKELAGLQASGSEAEAARFVHQTGSSRSCSSYELQRQSMKRSTRRKYRRCHFWLTMKSWEPNADQGDQEHSSSDSWNNNDAAASLENSASSDEEDIAAETRAIYSIVLKLPGHSAILNSTKLPSSEDLHESGDELQKSDTESKEKKPKKLHPPKSVQDGGNFQKSFSKLPIQPGSAETTAASDGISSVTKASAALPLSFKEATLAKKFALKTRSQITKRKRMSLIKEKKAAQTLSAILFAFIITWTPYNIMVLVNTFCSCIPKTFWNLGYWLCYINSTVNPMCYALCNKTFRNTFKMLLLCQCDKRKRRKQQYQQRQSVIFHKRIPREAS, encoded by the coding sequence ATGATCATGCAAAATAACAGTTCAGCCTCGCCCCTGTTTTCAAATGTGAGCTCCTTCTGGAAGAGAGATTCGCACGGGCCAGGACTCCTTGATGAAGCAGCATCGCTTATCGGCAGCTATGATTTCCCTCAGACCACAGAGAGTTTTCACTTCTCCACTGTGGAATCAACAAACATGTCCCTAAATGCCACAAGCAAAGACCCTCTGGGTGGACACACTGTCTGGCAAGTAGTTTTGATTGCTTTCCTCACTGGGATCCTTGCACTGGTGACCATCATAGGAAACATCCTAGTGATTGTTGCATTTAAGGTtaacaaacaactgaaaacggTCAACAACTACTTCTTGTTGAGTCTTGCTTGTGCAGATTTGATCATCGGTGTTATTTCCATGAATCTTTACACCACGTACATCATCATGGACCACTGGGCTTTGGGAAACTTGGCCTGTGATCTTTGGCTCTCCATTGACTATGTTGCCAGTAATGCCTCTGTCATGAATCTCCTTGTCATAAGTTTTGACAGGTATTTTTCCATCACTAGGCCACTTACATACAGAGCCAAACGAACAACCAAAAGGGCTGGGGTGATGATTGGTTTAGCATGGATCATCTCTTTTGTTCTTTGGGCCCCTGCCATCTTGTTCTGGCAGTATTTTGTCGGGGAGAGGACTGTGCCTCCTGATGAATGTTTCATCCAGTTTCTAAGTGAACCTATCATCACTTTTGGCACTGCCATAGCTGCCTTTTACTTGCCAGTCACCATTATGAGTATTTTGTATTGGAGGATCTACAAGGAGACCGAGAAACGCACCAAAGAGTTAGCAGGGCTACAGGCTTCGGGCAGCGAAGCAGAGGCAGCGCGCTTCGTCCACCAGACAGGCAGCTCCCGGAGCTGCAGCAGCTACGAGCTGCAGCGGCAGAGCATGAAACGCTCCACCCGAAGGAAATACAGACGCTGCCACTTCTGGCTCACAATGAAGAGCTGGGAACCCAACGCAGACCAGGGGGACcaagagcacagcagcagcGACAGCTGGAACAACAATgatgctgctgcctcccttGAGAATTCAGCCTCCTCTGACGAGGAAGACATCGCTGCAGAAACCAGAGCCATCTATTCAATCGTGCTGAAGCTACCTGGTCACAGCGCCATCCTCAATTCGACGAAACTACCCTCCTCGGAAGATTTGCATGAGTCAGGGGATGAACTGCAGAAATCTGACACAgaatcaaaggaaaagaaacctaAAAAATTGCACCCTCCCAAAAGTGTTCAGGATGGTGGAAACTTCCAAAAGAGCTTTTCTAAGCTTCCAATTCAGCCAGGGTCAGCAGAGACAACCGCAGCTTCTGATGGCATCTCATCAGTGACCAAGGCATCTGCAGCCCTGCCCTTGTCCTTCAAGGAAGCAACCCTGGCAAAAAAGTTTGCCTTGAAGACCAGAAGTCAGATCACAAAGCGAAAACGAATGTCACttatcaaagaaaagaaagcggCACAGACACTCAGTGCCATTTTGTTTGCCTTCATCATTACCTGGACCCCATATAACATCATGGTTCTGGTGAACACCTTTTGCAGCTGTATCCCCAAAACTTTCTGGAACCTGGGGTACTGGCTTTGCTACATCAATAGCACGGTGAACCCCATGTGCTATGCACTGTGTAACAAAACATTCAGAAACACTTTCAAGATGCTACTGCTGTGCCAGTGTGACAAACGAAAACGACGCAAACAGCAGTATCAGCAAAGGCAGTCCGTCATTTTTCATAAGCGGATCCCTAGGGAGGCTTCATAg
- the CHRM3 gene encoding muscarinic acetylcholine receptor M3 isoform X1 produces MLTHYQFCFQKRSSQNYAVPDPTSHFDVPQWTILCQRATMIMQNNSSASPLFSNVSSFWKRDSHGPGLLDEAASLIGSYDFPQTTESFHFSTVESTNMSLNATSKDPLGGHTVWQVVLIAFLTGILALVTIIGNILVIVAFKVNKQLKTVNNYFLLSLACADLIIGVISMNLYTTYIIMDHWALGNLACDLWLSIDYVASNASVMNLLVISFDRYFSITRPLTYRAKRTTKRAGVMIGLAWIISFVLWAPAILFWQYFVGERTVPPDECFIQFLSEPIITFGTAIAAFYLPVTIMSILYWRIYKETEKRTKELAGLQASGSEAEAARFVHQTGSSRSCSSYELQRQSMKRSTRRKYRRCHFWLTMKSWEPNADQGDQEHSSSDSWNNNDAAASLENSASSDEEDIAAETRAIYSIVLKLPGHSAILNSTKLPSSEDLHESGDELQKSDTESKEKKPKKLHPPKSVQDGGNFQKSFSKLPIQPGSAETTAASDGISSVTKASAALPLSFKEATLAKKFALKTRSQITKRKRMSLIKEKKAAQTLSAILFAFIITWTPYNIMVLVNTFCSCIPKTFWNLGYWLCYINSTVNPMCYALCNKTFRNTFKMLLLCQCDKRKRRKQQYQQRQSVIFHKRIPREAS; encoded by the coding sequence acTATGTCAGAGAGCCACAATGATCATGCAAAATAACAGTTCAGCCTCGCCCCTGTTTTCAAATGTGAGCTCCTTCTGGAAGAGAGATTCGCACGGGCCAGGACTCCTTGATGAAGCAGCATCGCTTATCGGCAGCTATGATTTCCCTCAGACCACAGAGAGTTTTCACTTCTCCACTGTGGAATCAACAAACATGTCCCTAAATGCCACAAGCAAAGACCCTCTGGGTGGACACACTGTCTGGCAAGTAGTTTTGATTGCTTTCCTCACTGGGATCCTTGCACTGGTGACCATCATAGGAAACATCCTAGTGATTGTTGCATTTAAGGTtaacaaacaactgaaaacggTCAACAACTACTTCTTGTTGAGTCTTGCTTGTGCAGATTTGATCATCGGTGTTATTTCCATGAATCTTTACACCACGTACATCATCATGGACCACTGGGCTTTGGGAAACTTGGCCTGTGATCTTTGGCTCTCCATTGACTATGTTGCCAGTAATGCCTCTGTCATGAATCTCCTTGTCATAAGTTTTGACAGGTATTTTTCCATCACTAGGCCACTTACATACAGAGCCAAACGAACAACCAAAAGGGCTGGGGTGATGATTGGTTTAGCATGGATCATCTCTTTTGTTCTTTGGGCCCCTGCCATCTTGTTCTGGCAGTATTTTGTCGGGGAGAGGACTGTGCCTCCTGATGAATGTTTCATCCAGTTTCTAAGTGAACCTATCATCACTTTTGGCACTGCCATAGCTGCCTTTTACTTGCCAGTCACCATTATGAGTATTTTGTATTGGAGGATCTACAAGGAGACCGAGAAACGCACCAAAGAGTTAGCAGGGCTACAGGCTTCGGGCAGCGAAGCAGAGGCAGCGCGCTTCGTCCACCAGACAGGCAGCTCCCGGAGCTGCAGCAGCTACGAGCTGCAGCGGCAGAGCATGAAACGCTCCACCCGAAGGAAATACAGACGCTGCCACTTCTGGCTCACAATGAAGAGCTGGGAACCCAACGCAGACCAGGGGGACcaagagcacagcagcagcGACAGCTGGAACAACAATgatgctgctgcctcccttGAGAATTCAGCCTCCTCTGACGAGGAAGACATCGCTGCAGAAACCAGAGCCATCTATTCAATCGTGCTGAAGCTACCTGGTCACAGCGCCATCCTCAATTCGACGAAACTACCCTCCTCGGAAGATTTGCATGAGTCAGGGGATGAACTGCAGAAATCTGACACAgaatcaaaggaaaagaaacctaAAAAATTGCACCCTCCCAAAAGTGTTCAGGATGGTGGAAACTTCCAAAAGAGCTTTTCTAAGCTTCCAATTCAGCCAGGGTCAGCAGAGACAACCGCAGCTTCTGATGGCATCTCATCAGTGACCAAGGCATCTGCAGCCCTGCCCTTGTCCTTCAAGGAAGCAACCCTGGCAAAAAAGTTTGCCTTGAAGACCAGAAGTCAGATCACAAAGCGAAAACGAATGTCACttatcaaagaaaagaaagcggCACAGACACTCAGTGCCATTTTGTTTGCCTTCATCATTACCTGGACCCCATATAACATCATGGTTCTGGTGAACACCTTTTGCAGCTGTATCCCCAAAACTTTCTGGAACCTGGGGTACTGGCTTTGCTACATCAATAGCACGGTGAACCCCATGTGCTATGCACTGTGTAACAAAACATTCAGAAACACTTTCAAGATGCTACTGCTGTGCCAGTGTGACAAACGAAAACGACGCAAACAGCAGTATCAGCAAAGGCAGTCCGTCATTTTTCATAAGCGGATCCCTAGGGAGGCTTCATAg